In the genome of Dermatobacter hominis, the window TGCTCCGGCTGCCGTTCAACCTCGGCATCGGCGGCGCCCTCCGCACGGGCTTCCGGTACGCGGTCGCCGAGGGCTACGACCGCGGCGTCCAGCTCGACGCCGACGGCCAGCACGACCCGGCGCTGATCCCGCGGCTGCTGGCGGCGCTCGACCACGCGGACTTCGTCGTCGGGAGCCGCTTCGGGGGCGACGGCTCCTACGACGTGGGCGCGACCCGACGCAGCGCCATGCGGGTGCTCGAGGTGGCCATGCGCGTCCTGTCGGGCCGCACGTTCAGCGACACGAGCTCGGGGTTCCGTGCCTTCAACCGGCCGGTCCTCGAGTACTTCGCCCGGTCCTACCCGTCGGAGTACATGGAGTCGGTCGAGGTGCTGCTCGCCGCCACCTACGAGGGGTTCCGGATCGTCGAGGTCCCCGTGGAGATGCACCAGCGGGCCGGCGGCCAGGCCTCCACGCTGCGGCTGCGGCTCGTGTACCACTACGTGCGCGTGCTGGTGACGATGTTCGCCCGGGCCAGCCGCCGCCGGCCGACGCTCGACCCCGACCTCGATCCGCAGGTCGGGCCGTCGAGGGCGCCGGTCGACGGGACGTCGACCGACGGGAGCGCGGCGTGAGCACGACCGCGCACGTCTTCGTCATCATCGTCACGCTCTGCACGGTCGGGTTCATCATCTGGCTGGTCCGCCAGCACCGGTTGAAGAGCAAGTTCTCGCTCCTGTGGCTGGCGATCGGGCTGGTGCTCCTCGTCCTGGCCGCGTTCCCGAACCTGCTCGACCGGGTCTCGCACGCGATCGGCATCGAGTACCCGCCGGCGACGTTCCTCTTCGCGGCGGTGGCGTTCCTTTTCCTCGTCGCCGTGCACTACTCGTGGGAGCTGTCCCGGCTCGAGGAGCGCTCCCGCGTGCTCGCCGAGGAGGCGGCGCTGCTCCGGGAGTCGGTGCAGCGGCTCGAGGACCGCCTCGCCGCGGCCGGCATCGCCGACGCGCCCTCGCCGCGACCCGGGGGCTCCGAGGCTCAGGCCCCCGACGGCTCGGCGACCGGCTCCCCCGACGACCCGCCGGCCTGAGCGCGAGGGGACGCCCCGGCCGTGGCGGGCCCGGCGGTCCCGCCGTCGGCCGGGTCCGCGGTGCGGTCGCCGTCGACGACGGGCTCCTGCCGCGGACCGAACAGCGCGCCGGCCAGGGCGACGAGCGCCACGGCCGCGAACAGCACGATCGACACCTCGGCCCCGGCGCGGTACCGGGTGATCCCGAACGTGATCGCCGCGGTGACGGTGGCCAGCACGGGCGCGACGAGCAGCGGCGAGATCGGCACCCTGCGCCGGACCAGCACCACCGCGCCGGGCACGGCCAGCACCAGCAGCACGAAGTAGGACCACAGCGCCTCGCGGACCAGGCCGAAGCCGGTGCCGGGCTCGCCGCCGGCCCGGCCCTCGATGTAGGCGTCGTCCACGATCGACTCGTCGGGCCGGAACACGCCCCACATGCGCCCGATCCGGGCCGCGACCACCTTCGGGAGCTCGCCGATGTGCTCCTCCATGTAGTCGATCGCCTGCCGCTGGTAGGTCTGGTCCCGCTTCGAGAGGTCGTCCTCGTCGATCTCGGGCGTGTGCGGCGGGAACAGGCACTTGCGGTCCCAGTAGCCGAGGTTGCGCCCCCCGTAGGTGAGGTCGCAGTTGGCCACGACGAACGTCTGGCCGGCACCGGTGCTGATGAGCACCGGTTCGTCGAAGCGGGTCATGTTGTACGCGAGCCACGGTCCGAAGGCGACGATCGGCACGAGCGCGGCGACGGCGAGCATGCCGAACCGGCGTCCCATCGGCTCGCTGCGGCGCGTCAGCACCAGCGGCAGCACGAAGAACGGGAAGATCAGCACCGCCTCGGGTCTGGTGAGCGCCGCGAGCGTGACACCGGCGGAGAGCCCCGCGACGTCGCCCCACGTCGGGCGGTCGAGCAGCCGGTAGGCGCACAGCAGCATCACGACGATGCCGAGCACGAACGGCGTCTCGGCCATGAGCATGCCGTCGTTGATCCAGATGTTCGGGTACACGGCCGCCAGCCCGGCGGCGACCAGCCCGACCGCCGGTCCGGCGAGTCGCCGGCCGACGTAGGCGATGACGGCGACCGACACCATCCCCATCACCGCCATCAGGACCCGCTGCGACTGGGCCGAGCCCATCCCGAGCTTGTCGGCCAGGGCCAGGATCACGGTCATGCCCGGCGGGTGGTCGGCGCCGGGGACCGACCGGCCCTCCTTGAAGAACTCGAAGGGGTGGAGGAAGCCCTGGCCGTCGGCGACGAGCTTGGCCTGGAAGTGGTACCAGTACGCGTCGCCGCCCGTGAGCGGGGCCTTCGACTGGCGGATCAGGATGAACGCCAGCCGGATCGCGAAGCCGACGGCGACGATGCCGGCGAGCACGGCTCGGAAGTGCTGCGCCGCCCAGCCGCCCTCGCCGGGGACGGTCCAGCCGCCGTCGCGCCGTCCGACCCGTCGGCCGCTGCGCCGCACGACGGTCGGTGCGTCCCCGGTGGGCGGGGCGCCGCCGCCATCGGGCGC includes:
- a CDS encoding glycosyltransferase family 2 protein; this encodes MAPTQPAGAGTPPRHPGPSPWSPGRRAMMARATTTPAGARVRRARRRAAIRDLVIIPAYNEAATLPAVLARLAAEVPDCDVVVIDDGSTDATWAVARRAGVAVLRLPFNLGIGGALRTGFRYAVAEGYDRGVQLDADGQHDPALIPRLLAALDHADFVVGSRFGGDGSYDVGATRRSAMRVLEVAMRVLSGRTFSDTSSGFRAFNRPVLEYFARSYPSEYMESVEVLLAATYEGFRIVEVPVEMHQRAGGQASTLRLRLVYHYVRVLVTMFARASRRRPTLDPDLDPQVGPSRAPVDGTSTDGSAA
- a CDS encoding ArnT family glycosyltransferase — protein: MPTQSNRIPDAAVDAAPDGGGAPPTGDAPTVVRRSGRRVGRRDGGWTVPGEGGWAAQHFRAVLAGIVAVGFAIRLAFILIRQSKAPLTGGDAYWYHFQAKLVADGQGFLHPFEFFKEGRSVPGADHPPGMTVILALADKLGMGSAQSQRVLMAVMGMVSVAVIAYVGRRLAGPAVGLVAAGLAAVYPNIWINDGMLMAETPFVLGIVVMLLCAYRLLDRPTWGDVAGLSAGVTLAALTRPEAVLIFPFFVLPLVLTRRSEPMGRRFGMLAVAALVPIVAFGPWLAYNMTRFDEPVLISTGAGQTFVVANCDLTYGGRNLGYWDRKCLFPPHTPEIDEDDLSKRDQTYQRQAIDYMEEHIGELPKVVAARIGRMWGVFRPDESIVDDAYIEGRAGGEPGTGFGLVREALWSYFVLLVLAVPGAVVLVRRRVPISPLLVAPVLATVTAAITFGITRYRAGAEVSIVLFAAVALVALAGALFGPRQEPVVDGDRTADPADGGTAGPATAGASPRAQAGGSSGEPVAEPSGA
- a CDS encoding DUF2304 domain-containing protein; the protein is MSTTAHVFVIIVTLCTVGFIIWLVRQHRLKSKFSLLWLAIGLVLLVLAAFPNLLDRVSHAIGIEYPPATFLFAAVAFLFLVAVHYSWELSRLEERSRVLAEEAALLRESVQRLEDRLAAAGIADAPSPRPGGSEAQAPDGSATGSPDDPPA